One part of the Enterococcus sp. DIV1094 genome encodes these proteins:
- a CDS encoding DsbA family protein, with translation MDISIIDATKTNTTTGIKYGNEDAPKQMIEFVNLACPYCRQWFNESFDVLEEAVQSGRLLRIIKLFDKEKPSLQKGNVMHHHITTTDGERALKQIKAIFDAQDEWKQLDLAGIADYATETLGLTEQEDKAATKAIIDEANAAHIQFVPTVIIDDHIFDESISQEELSELVK, from the coding sequence ATGGATATTTCAATTATTGATGCAACAAAAACAAATACGACGACTGGAATTAAGTACGGAAACGAAGATGCACCAAAACAAATGATCGAATTTGTCAATCTCGCTTGTCCTTATTGTCGCCAATGGTTTAACGAATCTTTCGATGTTTTAGAAGAAGCAGTTCAATCTGGAAGACTGCTACGAATCATCAAATTATTCGACAAAGAAAAGCCAAGTTTACAAAAAGGAAATGTGATGCACCACCATATCACAACGACGGACGGAGAACGAGCATTAAAACAAATCAAGGCGATATTTGACGCACAAGACGAATGGAAACAACTTGATCTAGCTGGTATCGCTGACTATGCGACTGAAACGCTTGGCTTAACTGAACAAGAAGATAAAGCCGCAACCAAAGCGATCATTGATGAAGCAAATGCTGCGCACATCCAATTCGTTCCAACTGTGATCATCGATGACCACATCTTTGATGAATCGATCAGCCAAGAAGAATTGAGTGAATTGGTGAAATAA
- a CDS encoding response regulator transcription factor yields the protein MDEQSNTKKAKNRNRESKPQAEAKMQFVLEDLRNGKTSPYIIKKHQLTNWQIRYIKRKHILQQIKKGVHMEEISHQLNMRIDDIRGVRNDYINQRLKVKEPVASIAEKVQMEPKHILAIRNRTIVEKLLQKVSPRKIAHRWRLSENDVSRIRERSILKRLRDTHPEDIAKAFRLSVAEIASIRQKNVQPSEPNETLTKESKIWLKNIKEQEKEVLSRIERGETTRDIAKQLKMNQRIVNRTRIRHIEQAFERKEAIEEISRRFYTPKDELRKIRNQRILVYREEGIQSDTIARKFNMKIHTVQRVGFLNGVQKQPKKREKTYTKNDGKPLSSIPVDTYTKFKNELRAGRSMKEITKTLKLKPGKLYEIRNHLVLTKLNQGEKTEDVAKRFKTSVGNIYQITLHADLTKYPNIKRRTNGYLSEEQSKAVQGLIRAGKTNRQIANLLSVKETLVVSKRRSMKCKTRISDTKRRITDEQKLAILAERNRLDTAANSIKHGVSEKTVRVIESQNDEKRVKVINERKKDVEKLKKFKQIEQEIKRRSKIENIKRILQEKPQQFRSTKHTSLLQR from the coding sequence ATGGATGAACAATCAAATACAAAAAAAGCAAAGAACAGAAACAGAGAGTCTAAACCACAAGCGGAAGCGAAAATGCAATTCGTATTAGAGGATTTAAGAAATGGGAAAACATCCCCGTACATCATCAAGAAACATCAATTGACCAATTGGCAAATAAGATATATTAAAAGAAAGCATATCTTGCAACAGATTAAAAAAGGTGTCCATATGGAGGAGATTTCTCACCAATTGAATATGCGGATCGATGATATTCGTGGGGTGCGTAATGATTATATCAACCAGCGTTTGAAAGTAAAGGAACCAGTGGCTTCGATCGCTGAAAAAGTTCAGATGGAACCCAAACATATTCTAGCTATCCGAAATCGGACAATTGTGGAAAAACTTTTGCAAAAAGTGAGTCCCAGAAAAATCGCACATCGCTGGCGCTTGTCTGAGAATGACGTGTCGAGGATTCGTGAACGATCTATCTTAAAACGACTCCGAGACACACATCCAGAAGATATTGCAAAGGCCTTTCGTCTATCCGTTGCAGAGATCGCAAGTATCCGACAAAAAAATGTCCAACCTTCTGAACCAAATGAAACATTGACCAAAGAAAGCAAAATATGGCTAAAAAACATCAAGGAGCAGGAAAAAGAAGTTCTCTCAAGAATAGAGCGAGGAGAGACGACAAGAGACATTGCGAAACAATTGAAAATGAATCAACGGATTGTTAATCGGACACGTATTCGTCATATTGAACAAGCTTTTGAACGAAAAGAAGCAATCGAAGAAATCAGTCGTAGATTTTATACGCCAAAAGATGAATTAAGAAAAATTAGGAATCAGCGGATCTTGGTCTATCGGGAGGAAGGAATCCAATCAGATACTATAGCGAGAAAATTCAATATGAAAATTCATACAGTCCAACGTGTTGGTTTTCTTAATGGTGTGCAAAAACAGCCGAAAAAAAGAGAGAAAACATATACTAAGAATGATGGGAAACCCTTATCTTCTATTCCGGTTGATACATATACAAAGTTTAAAAACGAATTAAGAGCAGGACGTTCGATGAAGGAGATTACAAAGACGCTAAAATTAAAACCAGGTAAATTATATGAAATCAGAAATCATTTGGTTTTGACTAAACTCAATCAAGGTGAAAAAACAGAAGACGTGGCGAAACGATTCAAGACATCGGTGGGCAATATTTATCAAATCACGCTTCATGCGGATCTGACTAAGTACCCCAATATCAAACGACGTACGAACGGTTATTTATCAGAGGAACAATCAAAGGCGGTTCAGGGATTGATTCGAGCAGGAAAAACAAACCGGCAAATTGCTAATTTGCTTTCTGTGAAAGAAACGTTGGTTGTTAGTAAGAGACGATCCATGAAATGCAAAACAAGAATATCCGACACGAAGCGAAGAATCACAGACGAACAAAAGTTAGCGATCTTAGCAGAAAGAAATCGTTTGGATACAGCTGCCAATTCCATCAAACATGGTGTAAGTGAAAAAACAGTTCGTGTCATAGAAAGCCAAAATGACGAAAAGAGGGTCAAAGTCATCAATGAACGGAAAAAAGATGTGGAGAAATTAAAAAAATTCAAACAAATCGAACAGGAGATCAAGCGACGTTCAAAAATCGAGAACATCAAACGAATACTCCAGGAAAAACCGCAACAATTTCGTTCAACCAAACATACTTCTTTGCTCCAACGTTAA
- a CDS encoding LuxR C-terminal-related transcriptional regulator yields the protein MEEAQKSKKRKIDELYPTRLLKEKRDQSIYRELVSGRLEKDIMDKYQIGRERIYAAKKKFAIQEVIRQKRQKAIAYRLNLTVEQVRKYRNDYIYTSLAKTGDVASLVAELQMSKEQILKIRDKRIANELIKGLSFEEVAKDAQLPIDKIRSIRDEQIIERLKEEHPEEIARDFKLSMEQVYLVKQRSLNSNSEISDSSITIKDLLEQLEERKTKVLSLLEEGKATKDVAQELMISQRTVIDIRNREIEKSFENKQDGKEISQRFHIEIEELYRLRDVRVLMQNDQGKTSTFLSERFNVSRSRVGSIVSRNNSSSKIKRTKASSQKIPDISTVSEEKRQEILKRIKETDITKTLGEELKVIVPLIYKVRNDEILKKLNRGEHIQGVADEFKMNIKNVREVIFRGNLAEFPNIKRRTLDYLTPEQAKTIRNYINRRMSIREISEALDIKASLIRSVKPK from the coding sequence ATGGAAGAAGCGCAGAAAAGTAAGAAACGAAAAATCGATGAACTGTACCCGACAAGACTACTGAAAGAAAAGCGTGATCAATCCATTTATCGAGAGTTAGTATCAGGTCGACTGGAAAAAGACATTATGGACAAGTATCAAATCGGTAGAGAGCGTATATACGCAGCCAAGAAAAAGTTCGCTATCCAAGAAGTCATTCGACAGAAAAGGCAAAAAGCAATTGCTTATCGATTGAATTTGACGGTTGAACAAGTTCGTAAATATCGGAATGATTATATTTATACATCGTTGGCAAAAACAGGAGATGTCGCATCATTAGTCGCTGAATTACAGATGAGTAAAGAGCAAATTTTAAAGATTCGTGATAAAAGAATTGCCAATGAATTGATAAAAGGTTTGAGTTTCGAAGAAGTAGCAAAAGATGCACAGTTACCGATCGATAAAATTCGTTCGATCAGAGACGAACAGATTATCGAACGGTTGAAAGAAGAACATCCGGAGGAAATTGCTAGAGATTTCAAATTATCCATGGAACAAGTATATTTGGTTAAGCAACGTTCCTTGAATTCTAATAGTGAAATCAGTGATTCCTCTATAACGATCAAAGATCTCTTGGAACAATTAGAAGAACGAAAAACGAAGGTACTAAGTTTACTTGAAGAAGGAAAAGCGACAAAAGATGTGGCACAAGAATTAATGATCAGCCAAAGAACGGTCATTGATATCCGCAATCGTGAAATCGAAAAATCATTCGAAAATAAGCAAGATGGTAAAGAAATCAGTCAGCGATTCCATATAGAAATCGAAGAACTCTATCGGCTGAGAGATGTTCGTGTATTGATGCAAAATGATCAAGGAAAGACAAGCACTTTTCTTTCAGAAAGATTTAATGTGTCTCGCTCCAGAGTCGGTTCAATCGTGAGTAGAAATAATTCTTCGAGTAAAATCAAACGTACGAAAGCAAGTTCTCAGAAAATCCCCGATATTTCGACAGTATCTGAAGAGAAGAGACAAGAGATTTTGAAGCGAATCAAAGAAACTGACATAACGAAGACGCTAGGAGAAGAGCTAAAGGTAATCGTTCCGCTGATTTATAAGGTGAGAAATGATGAGATTTTAAAAAAACTGAACCGTGGTGAACATATCCAAGGGGTTGCTGATGAATTCAAAATGAATATCAAAAATGTTCGCGAAGTAATTTTTCGAGGGAATTTGGCCGAATTTCCAAATATCAAGCGTCGGACATTAGATTATTTAACACCCGAACAAGCGAAAACAATTAGAAATTACATCAATCGCAGAATGTCGATTAGAGAAATCTCTGAAGCGCTAGATATCAAAGCCTCCTTGATCAGATCGGTCAAACCAAAATGA
- the nifJ gene encoding pyruvate:ferredoxin (flavodoxin) oxidoreductase: protein MRKMKTMDGNTAAAYISYAFTELAAIYPITPSSTMAELVDQWSASGKKNIFGQPVKVVEMQSEAGAAGVVHGSLKTGALTTTYTASQGLLLMIPNMYKIAGELLPSVFHVASRAVTTNALNIFGDHGDVMAARQTGFAMLAESSVQEVMDLAPVAHLASLEGEIPFVNFFDGFRTSHEIQKIEVLEYDELAPLIDQEKLQAFRERAMNPNQPTTSGTNQNPDIHFQQRETINQYYDRLPQIVKKYMDKINELRGTAYDLVTYYGAEDAEEVIISMGSVAQTIQQTVDHLNRNGRKVGFLNIHLYRPFPIETLIEKLPSSTKALAVLDRSKEPGAGGEPLLLDVQSALYDAERHLKVIGGRYGIGSKDVTPDQIVVIYDELKKEKAEMKKRFTIGIIDDLTYRSLEVGPSLDLTEPNTYQAKFWGFGSDGTVGANKSAIKIIGDHTDKYAQGYFYYDSKKSGGLTVSHLRFGDTPIRSTYLVEHADFVACHTPAYLHSYDLVKGLKPKGTFLLNTLWSDEQLATHLPTHLKRYLAENEIQFYTINAMRLAQEVGLGRRINTAMETAFFKLANIIPFEEVLPILKEEAVKSYGHKSKTIVEKNIHAIDRTVELLHKVEVPAEWAMLELPKKEINTQDRYVRDILEPINAQEGNQLSVRTLAENGMTRGDMPLGTAAYEKRGVALEVPEWISELCTMCNECSFVCPHAAIRPFLADEDELEEAPEGFIVREMRGPDGLKYRIQVSVEDCTGCGLCVEACPAKGKALVMKPYEEQKKQAMNWAFAMTLRQKENPVKGKNTVLSTQFNKPLLEFSGACSGCGETPYVKLLTQMFGDRMMIANATGCSSIWGGAVPASPFTTNDCGQGPAWSNSLLEDNAEFGYGMLLAAQTRREALAEAMKNVMPKVSAELRQLMEDWLAHMFESEGTQQRAAKLRAAIETELPELPELQAIYQEKDLFVKNSQWMIGGDGWAYDIGFGGIDHVLASGADVNILVMDNEVYSNTGGQVSKATPASAIAKFSANGKYASKKDLGMMAMTYGNVYVAQIASGANQMQTIKAFEEAEKFPGPSLIIAYTPCIAHGLLGGMKESIKEAKEAVASGYWSLYRYNPELLTKNKTPMTLDYKKPDFTMMADFMRKQVRFSSLETIHPQAAEKLFDKTIQDAKKRFYNYAAMTGQLEKIKAKIEPEDVIDKPEVEKTRVKKERTIDPEAEARRAARRAARAERRKEKDQ from the coding sequence ATGCGAAAAATGAAGACAATGGATGGGAATACAGCAGCTGCCTATATTTCTTATGCCTTTACTGAATTAGCAGCAATCTATCCAATTACGCCTAGTTCAACAATGGCTGAACTTGTTGATCAATGGTCTGCTTCAGGTAAAAAAAATATTTTTGGACAACCAGTAAAAGTCGTGGAGATGCAATCCGAAGCGGGAGCCGCTGGTGTCGTTCATGGGTCATTGAAAACCGGTGCATTGACAACAACGTATACTGCTTCACAAGGATTACTATTGATGATCCCGAACATGTATAAGATAGCTGGAGAGCTTTTACCGAGTGTCTTTCACGTAGCTAGTCGAGCAGTGACAACGAATGCACTGAATATTTTTGGCGATCATGGGGATGTGATGGCTGCTCGGCAAACAGGATTTGCGATGCTTGCAGAAAGTAGCGTACAAGAAGTAATGGACCTTGCGCCAGTCGCTCACCTTGCTTCTTTAGAAGGAGAGATCCCGTTCGTCAACTTTTTCGATGGCTTTCGAACGAGTCATGAGATCCAAAAAATCGAGGTGTTGGAGTACGATGAACTAGCCCCATTGATCGATCAAGAAAAATTACAAGCATTTCGTGAACGTGCGATGAATCCAAACCAACCGACGACTAGTGGAACGAATCAAAATCCTGATATCCACTTTCAACAACGAGAAACAATCAATCAATACTATGATCGCTTGCCTCAAATCGTCAAAAAATATATGGATAAAATCAATGAATTGCGAGGGACTGCGTACGACCTCGTCACTTATTATGGTGCAGAAGATGCAGAAGAAGTCATTATCTCTATGGGTTCAGTCGCGCAAACGATCCAACAAACGGTTGATCATTTGAATCGAAACGGACGAAAAGTTGGTTTCTTGAATATCCATTTATATCGTCCATTTCCAATCGAAACATTGATCGAAAAACTGCCTAGTTCGACAAAAGCACTGGCTGTCTTAGACCGTAGCAAGGAGCCGGGAGCTGGAGGGGAACCTCTATTACTAGATGTTCAAAGTGCGTTATATGATGCAGAACGTCATCTGAAAGTCATTGGTGGGCGATATGGGATCGGCTCAAAAGATGTCACACCTGATCAAATCGTTGTAATCTACGATGAATTGAAAAAAGAAAAAGCTGAGATGAAGAAACGATTTACAATCGGGATCATTGATGACCTGACCTATCGTTCTCTTGAAGTAGGACCGTCTCTTGATTTAACAGAACCGAACACCTACCAAGCAAAATTCTGGGGATTTGGTTCTGATGGGACTGTTGGCGCGAATAAGTCAGCGATCAAGATCATTGGTGACCATACGGACAAATACGCCCAAGGTTATTTTTACTATGATTCAAAAAAATCAGGAGGCTTGACTGTTTCTCATTTACGTTTTGGGGATACACCGATCCGTTCGACTTATTTAGTGGAGCATGCGGATTTCGTCGCTTGTCATACCCCTGCTTATCTTCACAGCTATGATTTAGTCAAAGGACTGAAACCAAAAGGCACGTTCTTATTGAATACACTTTGGTCAGATGAGCAATTAGCCACACATCTACCGACTCATCTCAAACGGTATTTAGCAGAAAATGAGATTCAATTTTATACGATCAATGCGATGCGTTTAGCCCAAGAAGTCGGTTTAGGTCGACGGATCAATACGGCGATGGAAACGGCATTTTTCAAATTGGCGAATATCATCCCTTTTGAAGAAGTGTTGCCTATTTTGAAAGAGGAAGCCGTGAAGAGCTATGGTCATAAATCAAAGACGATCGTTGAAAAAAATATCCATGCGATCGATCGTACGGTGGAACTGTTGCACAAAGTCGAAGTACCCGCTGAATGGGCAATGTTAGAGCTTCCTAAAAAAGAAATAAACACACAAGATCGCTATGTTAGAGACATCCTTGAACCAATCAACGCGCAAGAAGGAAACCAGCTTTCGGTCAGAACTTTGGCAGAAAATGGTATGACGCGAGGCGACATGCCTTTAGGAACAGCAGCATACGAAAAACGCGGAGTTGCCCTGGAAGTTCCAGAGTGGATCAGTGAACTCTGTACGATGTGTAATGAATGTTCGTTCGTTTGTCCGCATGCTGCGATCCGGCCATTTTTAGCAGACGAAGATGAGCTTGAAGAAGCGCCAGAAGGATTTATTGTTCGAGAAATGCGTGGACCAGATGGATTGAAGTATCGTATCCAAGTTTCTGTTGAAGACTGCACAGGTTGTGGCTTGTGTGTCGAAGCGTGTCCAGCAAAAGGCAAAGCGCTAGTGATGAAGCCGTATGAAGAGCAAAAGAAACAAGCGATGAATTGGGCGTTCGCCATGACGCTAAGACAAAAAGAAAATCCAGTCAAAGGTAAAAACACAGTGTTATCAACACAGTTCAACAAACCATTACTTGAATTTTCAGGTGCTTGTTCTGGATGTGGGGAAACACCTTATGTGAAATTATTGACACAGATGTTCGGTGATCGGATGATGATCGCCAATGCCACAGGTTGTTCCTCGATTTGGGGCGGAGCCGTACCAGCTTCACCATTTACCACGAATGATTGTGGGCAAGGGCCAGCTTGGTCGAACTCATTATTAGAAGATAATGCTGAATTTGGCTACGGGATGCTTTTAGCTGCACAAACTAGACGAGAAGCATTAGCGGAAGCAATGAAAAATGTCATGCCAAAAGTTTCGGCAGAATTACGCCAATTGATGGAAGATTGGTTGGCTCACATGTTCGAAAGTGAAGGAACGCAACAGCGAGCGGCAAAATTACGAGCAGCAATCGAAACTGAACTGCCAGAGCTTCCTGAACTACAAGCAATCTACCAAGAAAAAGATTTGTTTGTCAAAAACAGCCAATGGATGATCGGTGGCGATGGTTGGGCGTATGATATCGGCTTTGGTGGGATCGATCATGTGTTAGCAAGTGGAGCAGACGTCAATATCTTGGTGATGGATAATGAAGTCTATTCCAATACTGGCGGACAAGTCTCCAAAGCAACACCAGCTTCCGCCATTGCAAAATTTTCGGCGAATGGAAAATATGCGTCGAAGAAAGACTTAGGAATGATGGCGATGACGTATGGCAATGTGTATGTTGCACAAATCGCTTCAGGTGCAAACCAAATGCAAACGATCAAAGCATTTGAAGAAGCGGAAAAGTTCCCTGGACCGTCATTGATCATTGCATATACACCTTGTATTGCTCATGGATTATTAGGTGGTATGAAAGAGTCGATCAAAGAAGCAAAAGAAGCAGTAGCTTCAGGCTATTGGTCGTTGTATCGTTATAACCCTGAGTTGCTTACAAAGAATAAAACTCCGATGACGTTGGATTATAAAAAGCCTGATTTTACAATGATGGCTGATTTCATGCGCAAGCAAGTCCGTTTTTCATCCCTCGAAACGATCCATCCGCAAGCAGCGGAAAAATTATTCGACAAAACGATCCAAGATGCGAAAAAACGCTTTTATAATTATGCGGCGATGACTGGTCAATTAGAAAAGATCAAAGCCAAAATCGAGCCAGAAGATGTTATTGACAAGCCAGAAGTCGAAAAAACCAGAGTCAAAAAAGAGCGGACGATCGACCCAGAAGCAGAAGCTAGACGAGCGGCTAGACGTGCGGCTAGAGCAGAGCGAAGAAAAGAGAAGGATCAATAA